In Formosa haliotis, the sequence ACAGAGAAAGAGTACTTTTTATTGGTTGTCGTAAAGACCAAAAATATATTTCTGAAATCCCAGCAACAGTAACTGAAGCAGAAAAAGTAACCATATTTGAAGCTTTGTATGATTTAGATTTTATAGGTAATAATCAAGAAGCTCACAGATACGAATTAGTTGACATTTCAACTCAATACAATGGAACTGCAAAGAAAATGGCTAAACTTTTAAAGAAAAGAAAAATTGATGGGAAGCCAATTTCAAAAGGTGGAAAGTCCTTTGCAGAATGGTCAAAAAAAGGTAGATTAATTGACCGTTTTAAACCTCAAACAAAACCTTTTTACGTAAAGAACACAGAAGGTTTAGAAAACGGAGAAAAATACTTCGACATACTTAACAATCACAAAACAAGTAATCAGAACGAAACCGTTATTAAAAGGCTTGGTGTGATTTTAAAAAATGGTAATTATAAAAAAGCACAACCAGAACTTGAGAAATTAAATCTTTCTACGAACAAAAGAAACTATAATGTTTTAAAACCAGACGAACAAAGCTCTACAATAATGACTATTGCAGATGATTATATTCATTATAATTCGCCAAGGTCTTTAACAGTTAGAGAAATGGCACGATTACAATCTTTTGACGACTCTTTTGTATTTCAAGGAAAACGCTCAACAGGAGGAAATAATAGAAAAACAGAAGTGCCGCAATACACTTTAGTGGGAAATGCTGTACCACCTTTATTAGCACGAGCAGTAGCAAATGAAATTTTAAAACATATCAAGTGAGAAAACTTACTAACGCAGAACAAGAAAAAATAAAATTACTGACCAAAAACCAAGTTTCTCTTACTTTAATTGAGCCAACCGAAACCGGATTAAAAAAATCCATTATGGATGCGACTGGTTCTGTTCGTAGTTATTTGAAAAGTGAGAATATTCACGATTATGAGTTGCAGAATCAAGGTACAGAGAGCAAAGTAATGATTCCAGCAATTATTCATACTGGTTTTAAGATTATAAAATCAAAAGCATCTCTATATCGTCCTTCAACTAAAAAAGGAGACCCAAGAATTTGGTTTTATGGTTTAACAAAAGTTGCTGACCCAAATGATATTATTGGAATCACTTTTTACAACGATAGTTTTCAAGTTTTTAACTTGACAAAATTAGATATCAAACAATTAATTTATTCTTCTATTCTAAATCCATTTCAGGAACTAATTAATGCAATCAGTACGACAGAAAATGAAGTTGCTTTTGAGCTTTTAGCAATGTTGAGAAAAATTGCAAATGCTGGTCCAATTCCTTCAATGGTTGATGCTGACACTTCTGTAGGTCGAACACTTGAAACTGCACTCGGAATAGATATTAATTCTTCCAAACAACCAGATTATAAAGGAATTGAGCTTAAATCGTTCAGAAATAGTAGAACGAACCGAAAAAATTTGTTTGCACAAGTTCCAGATTGGAAATTGAGCAAGTTTAAAAGTTCAGCAGAAATTCTCGATAACTTTGGCTACGAACGTGATGAAGATTTTAAGCTTTATTGCACAGTTTCAGCCATTACAAGAAATTCACAAGGCTTGAATTTAAGAATTGATAGCGACATAAAGCAATTAATTGAAAACTCTGACAAACCAGAAGTTGGCGATTTTGTGGTTTGGACATTAGACAAACTTCACAACCGACTAAAATCTAAACATAAAGAAACGTTTTGGGTAGAAGCTGAAAGTACAAGAATAAATGAACGAGAACATTTTCAATATAAGTTGGTTGAGCATACAAAAAAGCCCATTACATCTCAATTTGATTTACTAATTGAACAAGGAATTATAACGCTTGACCATTTAATTAAGCGAAACTCGAAAGGGAAAGTTGTTGAAAAAGGTCCGCTTTTTAAAATCAAACCAAAAGGAATTGAATTGCTATTTCCACCAAGTGAAAGTTATGATTTAATGGTATAGTGGAATTGCCAACGCTGAAAGCCATACACATTTCCAGTCGCACCATCCACGCTACACCAAAACTGTAA encodes:
- a CDS encoding MvaI/BcnI restriction endonuclease family protein, which translates into the protein MRKLTNAEQEKIKLLTKNQVSLTLIEPTETGLKKSIMDATGSVRSYLKSENIHDYELQNQGTESKVMIPAIIHTGFKIIKSKASLYRPSTKKGDPRIWFYGLTKVADPNDIIGITFYNDSFQVFNLTKLDIKQLIYSSILNPFQELINAISTTENEVAFELLAMLRKIANAGPIPSMVDADTSVGRTLETALGIDINSSKQPDYKGIELKSFRNSRTNRKNLFAQVPDWKLSKFKSSAEILDNFGYERDEDFKLYCTVSAITRNSQGLNLRIDSDIKQLIENSDKPEVGDFVVWTLDKLHNRLKSKHKETFWVEAESTRINEREHFQYKLVEHTKKPITSQFDLLIEQGIITLDHLIKRNSKGKVVEKGPLFKIKPKGIELLFPPSESYDLMV